One region of Limnospira fusiformis SAG 85.79 genomic DNA includes:
- a CDS encoding adenylate/guanylate cyclase domain-containing protein, translating into MLAFYLRRFQRQLKRIFSNISLRTILVVPFLLQVALTVGLVGYFSFRNGEAAVRDLAFQLRQELTARIDQQLQAYIRIPHQINKLNTDSFCQGQIDFYSGERINVFLQHIKNSPYLNAVYCAEEETGNFIGVSWSDDGSFFELMIRNNQTNGNMHLYGIDVRGDRLYFLRDAGPYEPRQRPWYRAAQATGKSVWSDIYLDFTTQLPTITASLSTYDPWGNRFIGVCGTDILLSEELRRFLQNLGIGKTGEAFIIERSGLLVSSSTDDSMTRKIGDHIQIRQATESENILVRETAKYLTNKNLNLHTITKPKQFDFKIKRERQFVQILPFSDGHGLDWLIVLVVPEDDFMATINASKRTTILMCILALIFPTIFSILIARWISLPISNLSDASQAIAQGKLQQKVHANGIKELRILAKSFNMMTQQVQDAFSALEKRVEERTFELRYEKDKSEKLLLNILPKAIADQLKNEQKTIACSMENVTILFADIVGFTPLSARIPPIQLVELLNQMFSRFDELADKYSLEKIKTIGDAYMVVGGLPIPRDDHAEAIADMALEMQQIMDDFKTCKILGNISGCEHFQIRIGINTGSVVAGVIGIKKFSYDLWGNAVNIASRMESSGKPGSIQVTDITYERLKYRYKFKPRGTINVKGKGNMTTYWLLGKI; encoded by the coding sequence ATGTTGGCTTTCTATCTTCGCCGTTTTCAGAGACAACTCAAGCGGATATTCAGTAACATTTCACTCCGCACTATTTTAGTAGTACCGTTTTTGCTACAAGTAGCATTAACTGTCGGTTTGGTCGGTTATTTTTCTTTTCGCAATGGCGAAGCAGCCGTGCGAGATTTAGCATTTCAACTGCGCCAGGAATTAACTGCTCGCATTGACCAGCAATTACAAGCATATATTAGAATACCTCATCAAATCAATAAGTTAAATACCGATAGCTTTTGCCAGGGTCAAATTGATTTTTATAGTGGGGAAAGAATTAATGTTTTTTTGCAGCACATTAAAAACTCACCTTATCTTAATGCCGTTTATTGTGCCGAAGAAGAAACCGGAAATTTTATCGGTGTGAGTTGGAGTGATGACGGGTCATTTTTTGAGTTAATGATTAGGAATAATCAAACCAATGGAAATATGCACTTATACGGTATTGATGTCCGTGGCGATCGCCTTTATTTTCTTAGGGATGCTGGACCCTATGAGCCTCGTCAACGTCCCTGGTATCGAGCCGCACAAGCCACAGGAAAGTCCGTATGGAGTGATATTTATTTAGATTTTACCACACAATTACCCACCATTACCGCCAGTTTATCTACTTATGATCCTTGGGGAAATCGTTTTATTGGCGTGTGCGGAACTGATATTTTATTATCTGAAGAACTCCGGAGATTTTTGCAAAATTTAGGAATTGGTAAAACCGGAGAAGCCTTTATTATCGAGCGTTCTGGTTTATTAGTTTCCAGTTCCACTGATGATAGTATGACCCGGAAAATTGGCGATCATATCCAAATTCGTCAAGCTACAGAAAGTGAAAATATATTAGTCCGAGAAACCGCCAAATATTTAACCAATAAAAATTTAAACTTACACACAATCACTAAACCCAAACAATTCGATTTTAAAATCAAACGCGAACGGCAATTCGTGCAAATCTTACCATTTAGTGATGGTCATGGCTTAGACTGGTTAATTGTGTTAGTAGTTCCCGAAGATGATTTTATGGCTACTATTAATGCCAGCAAACGCACTACAATTTTAATGTGTATTTTGGCTTTAATCTTTCCTACAATTTTTAGCATTCTGATAGCTAGATGGATTAGTCTTCCTATCTCCAATTTGAGTGACGCAAGTCAGGCGATCGCTCAAGGCAAATTACAGCAAAAAGTTCATGCTAATGGTATCAAAGAACTCAGGATTTTAGCCAAGTCTTTTAACATGATGACTCAACAGGTTCAAGATGCTTTTTCCGCCTTAGAAAAACGGGTAGAGGAGCGGACGTTTGAACTCCGATATGAAAAAGATAAATCCGAAAAACTATTATTAAATATCTTGCCAAAAGCTATTGCTGATCAACTCAAGAATGAACAAAAAACCATTGCTTGCTCTATGGAAAATGTGACCATTTTATTTGCAGATATTGTCGGCTTCACTCCTTTATCTGCTCGCATTCCTCCCATTCAGTTGGTGGAATTGCTAAATCAGATGTTTTCCCGATTTGATGAATTAGCCGACAAGTATAGTTTAGAAAAAATCAAGACTATTGGTGACGCTTATATGGTAGTGGGAGGCTTACCAATTCCCCGGGATGACCATGCAGAAGCGATCGCCGATATGGCTTTAGAAATGCAGCAAATTATGGATGACTTTAAGACTTGTAAAATCTTGGGTAATATTTCAGGTTGCGAACATTTTCAAATTAGGATTGGTATTAATACTGGATCCGTAGTAGCCGGAGTAATTGGCATTAAAAAATTCTCCTATGATTTATGGGGAAATGCCGTTAACATTGCTTCCCGCATGGAATCATCAGGAAAACCTGGCTCTATTCAAGTTACAGATATCACCTATGAACGCCTAAAATATCGTTATAAATTTAAACCCAGAGGCACAATTAATGTTAAGGGGAAAGGCAATATGACCACCTATTGGCTATTAGGTAAAATTTAG
- a CDS encoding Uma2 family endonuclease, producing the protein MIATPNFANVSPDDYLKLEEQSSVKHEYIDGEVYAMAGATDTHVTIAGNIFALLRAQVRGSSCRVYISDMKVRIQKAKSERFYYPDILVTCDQRDRDTPTYKQFPQLIIEVLSDSTEAFDRGDKFMDYQSLDSLQEYILINTRHPRLEIFRRQDDSWLFNSYSLSEDTDDTTFHIVSLDFTEQIAAIYEDVNFNNQ; encoded by the coding sequence ATGATTGCCACACCCAATTTTGCCAATGTATCCCCAGATGATTACCTAAAACTAGAGGAGCAAAGTTCTGTCAAGCATGAATATATTGATGGGGAAGTCTACGCTATGGCGGGTGCAACTGATACCCATGTTACTATTGCTGGAAATATATTTGCCCTACTTCGCGCCCAGGTCAGAGGTTCTAGTTGTCGGGTGTATATATCAGATATGAAAGTCCGTATTCAAAAAGCCAAAAGTGAGCGTTTTTACTATCCCGATATTCTCGTAACCTGTGACCAGCGTGATAGAGATACACCCACCTATAAACAATTTCCTCAACTTATCATTGAGGTATTGTCCGACTCCACAGAAGCCTTTGATAGGGGTGATAAATTTATGGACTATCAAAGTCTTGATAGCCTACAGGAATATATATTAATTAATACCCGTCATCCTCGCTTAGAGATTTTTCGCCGTCAGGATGACAGTTGGCTATTTAATAGTTATAGTTTATCTGAGGATACAGACGACACTACTTTTCATATTGTTAGCCTGGATTTCACCGAACAAATTGCCGCCATTTACGAAGATGTTAACTTTAATAATCAATAA
- a CDS encoding Uma2 family endonuclease translates to MIATPNFVNLSPDDYLKLEAQSSVKHEYIDGEVYAMAGATDTHVTIALNMAIALRNHLRGSSCRVYISDMKVRIQKAKSERFYYPDILVTCDQRDRDTPTYKQFPQLIIEVLSDSTEAFDRGDKFMDYQSLDSLQEYILINTRHPRLEIFRRQDDSWLFNSYSLSEDTDDTTFHIVSLDFTEQIAAIYEDVNFNLPEN, encoded by the coding sequence ATGATTGCCACACCCAATTTTGTCAATTTATCCCCAGATGATTACCTAAAACTAGAAGCCCAAAGTTCTGTCAAGCATGAATATATTGATGGAGAAGTCTACGCTATGGCGGGTGCAACTGATACCCATGTTACGATCGCTTTAAATATGGCGATCGCACTTCGTAATCATCTCAGAGGCTCTAGTTGTCGGGTGTATATATCAGATATGAAAGTCCGTATTCAAAAAGCCAAAAGTGAGCGTTTTTACTATCCCGATATTCTCGTAACCTGTGACCAGCGTGATAGAGATACACCCACCTATAAACAATTTCCTCAACTTATCATTGAGGTATTGTCCGACTCCACAGAAGCCTTTGATAGGGGTGATAAATTTATGGACTATCAAAGTCTTGATAGCCTACAGGAATATATATTAATTAATACCCGTCATCCTCGCTTAGAGATTTTTCGCCGCCAGGATGACAGTTGGCTATTTAATAGTTATAGTTTATCTGAGGATACAGACGACACTACTTTTCATATTGTTAGCCTGGATTTCACCGAACAAATTGCCGCCATTTACGAAGATGTTAACTTTAACTTACCCGAAAACTAA
- the xth gene encoding exodeoxyribonuclease III yields the protein MKIATWNVNSIRTRQDQVLSWLQGQDIDVLCLQETKVIDQDFPRSPFEELGYHVYIYGQKAYNGVAIFSRLNIESVIMGFTPILGADQVGELDDQKRVIAGVIDDICIVNVYIPNGSSVGSDKYEYKLQWLNRLGDYLQQMLIKYPHLCICGDFNIAPEDRDIYNPQNRENHIMASAAERQALDAIANLGLADGFRKFTQDGGHFTWWDYRAASFTRNRGWRIDHHYLSPGLYQNAIACYIDTEPRTQPKPSDHAPVILEIGT from the coding sequence ATGAAAATTGCTACCTGGAATGTGAATTCAATTCGGACTAGACAAGACCAAGTTTTGAGCTGGTTACAAGGTCAGGATATTGATGTTTTGTGCCTACAGGAAACTAAGGTTATTGATCAAGATTTTCCGCGATCGCCTTTTGAAGAATTGGGCTATCATGTCTATATTTATGGTCAAAAAGCCTATAATGGGGTGGCAATTTTTAGTCGCCTAAATATCGAGTCTGTAATTATGGGATTTACTCCGATTTTGGGTGCTGACCAGGTGGGGGAATTGGACGACCAAAAACGGGTAATTGCTGGGGTGATTGATGATATCTGTATTGTCAATGTTTATATCCCGAATGGGTCGAGTGTGGGAAGTGATAAATATGAGTATAAGTTACAGTGGTTAAACCGATTAGGGGATTATCTACAACAGATGTTAATCAAATATCCTCATCTGTGTATTTGTGGTGATTTTAATATTGCGCCAGAAGATCGGGATATTTATAATCCTCAAAACCGGGAAAATCATATTATGGCATCGGCGGCGGAACGTCAAGCCTTAGATGCGATCGCTAATTTGGGTTTAGCAGACGGCTTTCGTAAGTTTACCCAAGACGGCGGACATTTTACCTGGTGGGACTACCGCGCCGCCTCATTTACCCGCAACCGAGGCTGGAGAATTGATCACCATTATCTAAGTCCTGGACTCTATCAAAATGCGATCGCTTGTTACATTGACACTGAACCCAGAACCCAACCAAAACCGAGTGATCATGCACCCGTTATTTTAGAAATCGGAACTTAG
- a CDS encoding type II toxin-antitoxin system VapC family toxin translates to MKPTVIIDTGFLVALLNRSEQYHSWVKNQLNNISSPIITCEPVITETCFLFRKIYGAETTILNLINSQKLKIPFRLIDEFSMVHQLMQRYQSVPMSLADACLVRMAEIDPNSLVLTLDSDFRIYRKNKNEIIPLVIPNER, encoded by the coding sequence ATGAAACCAACAGTAATTATTGACACAGGGTTTCTGGTTGCTCTTTTAAACCGTAGCGAACAATACCATAGTTGGGTCAAAAATCAACTAAACAATATTTCTTCACCAATCATAACCTGCGAACCTGTGATAACTGAAACCTGCTTTTTGTTCAGAAAAATTTATGGTGCAGAAACAACCATTCTCAACTTGATTAACAGCCAAAAGCTCAAAATTCCGTTTAGACTCATCGATGAATTTTCGATGGTTCATCAATTAATGCAACGTTACCAGTCTGTTCCGATGTCTCTAGCAGATGCCTGTTTAGTGCGTATGGCAGAGATTGATCCGAATAGCCTTGTCTTGACCCTTGATAGTGACTTTAGAATCTATCGGAAAAATAAAAATGAAATCATCCCTTTAGTGATTCCTAACGAGCGATAA
- the ileS gene encoding isoleucine--tRNA ligase yields MTEKNAYKDTVNLPKTKFDMRANAVKREPELQKFWADNQIYDRLCENNPGDRFIIHDGPPYANGQLHIGHALNKILKDIINRYQTLQGQKVRYVPGWDCHGLPIELKVLQQMKQSEREQLTPLTLREKARDFALKTVEEQKTQFQRYGVWGDWENPYLTLTPEYEAAQIAVFGVMVLKGYIYRGLKPVHWSPSSKTALAEAELEYPEGHTSRSIYAAFRITSLAESVRELLSPYLPDLGVAIWTTTPWTIPGNLAVALNPELTYAVVETQGDSESPIEFKYLLVAAELVERLSATFHTNLTVKATVKGALLENCTYKHPLFDRESPILIGGDYVTTESGTGLVHTAPGHGQEDYIVGQRYGLPILSPVDENGDFTEEAGEFAGLNVLKDANGAIIEALQEAGSLIKEEPYQHKYPYDWRTKKPTIFRATEQWFASVEGFREQALEAIKQVQWIPSQGENRITPMVSDRSDWCISRQRSWGVPIPVFYEEETGEPLLNEETINHVKDIIAQHGTDAWWKLSVEELLPESYVNNGKKYRKGTDTMDVWFDSGSSWAAVAKQRPELAYPADIYLEGSDQHRGWFQSSLLTSVANHGIAPYKTVLTHGFVLDEKGYKMSKSLGNVVDPAVVINGGKNQQQDPAYGADILRLWVSSVDYSADVPLGKNILKQMSDVYRKIRNTARFLLGNLHDFDPAKDAIAYEDLPELDRYMLHRMTEVFAEVTDAFETYQFFRFFQVVQNFCVVDLSNFYLDIAKDRLYISAENGFRRRSCQTVLAIALENLAKAIAPVLCHTAEDIWQNIPYSTPYLSVFESGWVRLDEAWKKPELAEFWVKLREIRAEVNQVMEQARKDKMVGSSLDAKILLYVADEKLRQQLAAMNPNPAEFKQNNGVDALRYLLICSQVELLENPDKLADLQYKSESELMAIAVVNAEGEKCDRCWNYSVHVGESSEHPTICERCVSALAGEF; encoded by the coding sequence GTGACCGAAAAAAACGCCTACAAAGACACGGTTAACCTGCCCAAAACCAAGTTTGATATGCGGGCTAATGCCGTCAAACGGGAACCAGAATTACAAAAATTTTGGGCGGATAACCAGATATACGATCGCCTCTGTGAAAACAATCCGGGCGATCGGTTTATAATTCATGATGGCCCGCCTTATGCCAATGGACAGCTACACATAGGCCACGCCCTGAATAAGATTCTCAAAGATATTATTAACCGCTACCAAACCCTACAGGGGCAAAAAGTCCGCTATGTGCCGGGTTGGGACTGTCACGGACTCCCGATTGAATTGAAAGTGCTGCAACAGATGAAGCAGTCAGAAAGGGAACAACTCACCCCGCTAACTTTGCGTGAGAAAGCGCGAGATTTTGCCCTGAAAACCGTTGAAGAACAAAAAACCCAATTTCAACGTTATGGGGTGTGGGGAGACTGGGAAAACCCCTATTTAACCCTAACTCCGGAATACGAAGCGGCTCAAATTGCTGTATTCGGTGTTATGGTTCTCAAGGGATACATTTATCGGGGTCTAAAACCAGTCCATTGGAGTCCGAGTTCCAAAACAGCCCTGGCGGAAGCAGAATTAGAATATCCCGAAGGTCACACTTCCCGCAGTATTTATGCGGCTTTCAGAATTACGAGTTTAGCGGAATCGGTGCGAGAGTTACTGAGTCCATATTTACCGGATTTAGGAGTAGCAATCTGGACGACTACGCCTTGGACGATTCCGGGAAATTTGGCAGTTGCTCTGAATCCAGAATTAACCTATGCGGTGGTAGAAACTCAAGGGGATTCAGAAAGTCCTATTGAGTTTAAGTATCTGTTGGTGGCTGCGGAATTGGTGGAAAGGTTATCAGCTACTTTTCACACTAATTTAACTGTGAAAGCTACGGTGAAAGGCGCACTGCTAGAAAATTGCACCTATAAACATCCTCTATTTGACCGTGAAAGTCCGATTTTAATTGGTGGTGATTATGTGACTACTGAATCGGGGACGGGTTTGGTTCATACAGCACCCGGTCACGGTCAGGAAGATTATATCGTAGGTCAGCGTTATGGTTTACCTATACTTTCGCCAGTAGATGAAAATGGTGATTTTACGGAGGAGGCGGGAGAGTTCGCGGGTTTAAATGTTCTCAAAGATGCTAATGGCGCGATTATTGAAGCGTTACAAGAGGCGGGTTCTTTGATTAAAGAGGAACCCTATCAACATAAATATCCCTATGATTGGCGGACGAAAAAACCGACAATTTTTAGGGCGACAGAACAATGGTTTGCATCGGTGGAAGGTTTCCGTGAACAGGCTTTAGAAGCTATTAAACAGGTGCAGTGGATTCCCTCCCAGGGAGAAAATAGGATTACGCCAATGGTAAGCGATCGCAGTGATTGGTGTATTTCTCGTCAGCGCAGTTGGGGGGTTCCCATTCCAGTTTTTTATGAGGAAGAAACGGGGGAACCTCTGCTAAATGAGGAAACGATTAACCATGTAAAAGATATTATTGCTCAACACGGTACTGATGCTTGGTGGAAACTTTCGGTTGAGGAATTACTGCCGGAATCTTACGTTAATAATGGCAAGAAATACCGCAAGGGAACCGATACTATGGATGTCTGGTTTGATTCGGGTTCCTCTTGGGCGGCGGTGGCTAAACAGCGCCCAGAATTGGCTTATCCGGCTGATATTTATTTGGAAGGTTCTGATCAACATCGGGGTTGGTTTCAGTCTAGTTTATTAACCAGTGTGGCTAATCATGGGATTGCACCTTATAAAACTGTGCTAACTCATGGTTTTGTGCTGGATGAAAAGGGATATAAAATGAGTAAATCCCTGGGAAATGTGGTAGACCCGGCTGTGGTTATTAATGGGGGCAAAAATCAACAACAAGACCCCGCTTATGGTGCGGATATCCTGCGTTTGTGGGTGTCTTCGGTGGATTATTCGGCGGATGTACCTTTGGGTAAAAATATCCTGAAACAGATGTCGGATGTTTACCGCAAAATTAGAAATACGGCGCGGTTTTTGTTGGGGAATTTGCATGATTTTGACCCAGCAAAAGATGCGATCGCTTATGAGGATTTACCGGAGTTAGATCGGTATATGTTGCACCGCATGACGGAAGTGTTTGCGGAGGTGACAGACGCTTTTGAAACTTATCAGTTTTTCCGATTCTTTCAGGTAGTGCAAAATTTCTGTGTGGTCGATTTATCCAATTTCTATTTGGATATTGCGAAAGACCGACTATATATTAGCGCGGAAAATGGTTTCCGGCGGCGCAGTTGTCAGACTGTTTTGGCGATCGCCCTAGAAAATTTGGCGAAAGCGATCGCGCCTGTCCTTTGTCATACGGCAGAGGATATCTGGCAAAATATACCATATTCTACGCCATATTTATCAGTATTTGAATCTGGTTGGGTTCGGTTAGATGAAGCCTGGAAAAAGCCTGAATTAGCAGAGTTTTGGGTGAAATTACGGGAGATTCGCGCCGAGGTTAATCAGGTGATGGAACAGGCGCGCAAAGATAAAATGGTGGGTTCTTCTCTGGATGCTAAAATCTTGCTATATGTGGCAGATGAAAAATTGCGTCAACAGTTAGCGGCAATGAATCCAAATCCGGCGGAATTTAAGCAGAATAACGGCGTTGATGCTTTGCGATATCTGTTGATTTGTTCTCAGGTTGAGTTACTGGAAAATCCAGATAAACTGGCAGATTTGCAGTATAAAAGTGAGTCGGAATTGATGGCGATCGCTGTGGTGAATGCTGAGGGCGAAAAATGCGATCGCTGTTGGAATTACTCTGTCCATGTCGGTGAGTCTTCAGAACATCCCACCATCTGCGAACGTTGTGTTTCGGCTTTAGCCGGAGAGTTTTAA
- the psb30 gene encoding photosystem II reaction center protein Ycf12/Psb30, which yields MDFITNLFSNVNFELIAQLLMLSLIVIAGPVVIVLLAFRGGDL from the coding sequence ATGGACTTTATTACCAACTTGTTCAGCAATGTCAATTTTGAACTGATCGCCCAGTTACTAATGCTATCACTGATTGTGATTGCTGGCCCGGTGGTGATCGTATTGTTGGCGTTTCGTGGGGGCGACCTGTAG
- a CDS encoding DUF4346 domain-containing protein: MSTLSTNTNLSPEERIALDDKLSQRFIQLDPGGYFIIYIDRDKGLICAEHYSNDINEQGLAVDPDTGEPFPCKGELKRTPIGIYRGRTAKELGIKITEEASTCPLTCFDHALYLGREFVRAEMALVNGQDYIQD, encoded by the coding sequence GTGTCTACTCTATCAACGAACACCAACCTATCTCCAGAAGAACGCATAGCCTTAGATGACAAGCTCTCCCAGCGTTTTATTCAACTCGATCCGGGGGGCTATTTTATCATTTATATTGACCGGGACAAGGGCTTAATTTGCGCGGAACATTATAGCAACGATATCAACGAACAGGGTCTAGCTGTGGATCCAGACACGGGGGAACCTTTCCCGTGTAAAGGGGAACTCAAGCGGACTCCGATTGGTATTTACCGGGGAAGAACGGCGAAAGAATTAGGTATTAAAATCACAGAAGAAGCAAGTACCTGTCCGCTGACTTGTTTTGATCATGCCCTATACCTGGGGCGGGAGTTCGTCCGGGCGGAAATGGCTTTAGTGAATGGACAGGATTACATCCAGGACTAA
- a CDS encoding ribonucleoside-diphosphate reductase subunit alpha, with amino-acid sequence MQTLSTTTDTPFNRQIQVIRRDGSLTLLDVSRIRAVVNWACEGLDANPITLEAGLTTRLKNGVTTREIQDNLIGCALELCSPSDPDWRYVAGRLHIWNLWKDTLVSRGYQYEDYCQTVTSKVKSGQYDARLLKYTPDQLREAGSWINPQWDKDYDYAGAVLLTKRYLLPEELPQEALLSCALLLAVVEAPEKRMFWAQKFYQAIALRQISLATPILANLRIPNGSLSSCFIIGMDDNLENIFDTIKDAARISKNGGGVGVNVSRIRATGSWVMGKPNASGGVIPWIKLLNDTAIAVNQGGRRAGAITVSLDVWHLDILEFLEMQTENGDQRRKAYDIFPQLVISDEFMRRVRNCENWTLIDPYEVRVKLGIELSELWGEEFESAYQKIEASLDYELKLYKRINARELFKNIMRSQVETGMPYLWFKDTSNAANPNQHEGYIPGGNLCQESWSNVKPGELAHTCNLNSLNLSNLDWQDLPNICEIAVRILDNTIEITHPPFQASIDHNQRYRTIGVGVMGLADWLAKRRFSYSHLQEISNLFEDIGFYCTKTSMELSKERGAYPAFAGSSWSQGKLIGAKPVDWFLTHADDKQRWKELSEDIQKYGIRNSHITAIAPNTSSSLVQGCTASVLPCYSRFFYDKWAKGTVPIAPPFIKDNFWFYPENKTLDQQIVVKAVAAMQQWIDTGISMELMFNLNQGVYFPEEPARSLKAKDIFDTLMAAWEQGCKAIYYVRTVQRDSFQESDDACTACAN; translated from the coding sequence ATGCAAACCCTATCAACCACAACTGATACCCCCTTCAATCGCCAAATTCAGGTAATCCGGCGGGATGGATCATTAACTCTTTTGGATGTGTCCAGAATTCGCGCAGTCGTCAACTGGGCTTGTGAAGGCTTAGATGCTAACCCCATTACTTTGGAAGCTGGACTGACCACTCGCCTGAAAAATGGAGTCACCACCAGGGAAATTCAGGATAACTTAATAGGTTGTGCCTTAGAGTTGTGTAGCCCCTCAGACCCAGACTGGCGGTATGTAGCCGGGAGGCTGCATATTTGGAACTTGTGGAAAGATACCCTAGTTAGCCGTGGCTACCAATATGAGGATTATTGCCAAACCGTTACTAGCAAAGTGAAATCTGGTCAGTATGACGCGCGCTTATTAAAATATACCCCCGACCAGTTGAGAGAAGCGGGAAGCTGGATTAACCCCCAATGGGATAAAGATTATGATTATGCGGGGGCGGTTTTACTAACTAAACGTTATTTATTACCCGAGGAATTACCCCAAGAAGCCTTATTATCTTGTGCCTTATTATTAGCCGTAGTCGAAGCCCCAGAAAAACGAATGTTTTGGGCGCAGAAATTCTATCAAGCGATCGCCCTGCGTCAGATTTCTTTAGCCACCCCGATTTTAGCTAATTTGCGGATTCCTAACGGGTCTTTGAGTTCCTGTTTTATTATCGGTATGGATGATAATTTAGAGAACATATTTGACACCATTAAAGACGCTGCCCGGATTTCCAAAAATGGCGGCGGTGTTGGCGTAAATGTCAGCCGCATTAGGGCAACAGGTAGCTGGGTAATGGGTAAGCCTAACGCATCCGGTGGCGTGATTCCCTGGATTAAACTGTTAAATGATACCGCCATTGCTGTCAATCAGGGAGGCCGTCGCGCTGGCGCAATTACCGTCAGTTTAGATGTGTGGCATTTAGACATTCTCGAATTTTTGGAGATGCAAACCGAGAATGGAGACCAGCGCCGGAAGGCTTATGATATTTTCCCTCAATTAGTCATTTCTGATGAGTTCATGCGCCGGGTGCGTAACTGCGAAAACTGGACTCTGATAGACCCCTACGAAGTCCGGGTAAAATTGGGCATAGAATTATCAGAATTATGGGGTGAAGAATTTGAGTCAGCTTATCAAAAAATAGAAGCGTCTTTAGACTATGAATTAAAACTATATAAGCGGATAAATGCTAGGGAACTGTTTAAAAACATTATGCGATCGCAAGTAGAAACCGGGATGCCTTATCTGTGGTTTAAAGATACTAGCAACGCCGCCAATCCTAACCAACACGAAGGATATATTCCTGGGGGTAACTTGTGCCAAGAATCTTGGTCTAACGTCAAACCAGGAGAACTCGCCCATACCTGCAACTTAAATAGTCTAAATCTCTCTAATTTAGATTGGCAAGACCTACCCAATATTTGCGAAATAGCCGTCCGCATTTTAGACAACACCATCGAAATTACTCACCCACCATTTCAAGCCAGTATTGACCATAATCAACGTTATCGCACCATTGGCGTGGGTGTCATGGGGTTAGCGGATTGGTTAGCCAAACGGCGTTTTTCCTATAGCCATTTACAGGAAATTAGCAACCTGTTTGAAGATATCGGATTTTACTGCACTAAAACCTCAATGGAACTCTCCAAAGAAAGGGGGGCTTATCCGGCATTTGCTGGAAGTTCCTGGAGTCAAGGTAAGTTAATTGGTGCTAAACCAGTCGATTGGTTTTTAACCCACGCCGACGATAAACAAAGGTGGAAAGAATTAAGCGAAGATATCCAAAAATATGGGATTAGGAACTCTCATATAACCGCCATTGCTCCCAACACATCATCATCCTTAGTCCAAGGTTGTACCGCCAGCGTATTACCCTGTTATAGTCGTTTCTTCTATGACAAATGGGCTAAAGGAACCGTCCCCATTGCGCCTCCCTTTATTAAAGACAACTTCTGGTTTTACCCAGAGAATAAAACCCTAGACCAGCAAATTGTTGTCAAAGCCGTAGCTGCCATGCAGCAATGGATTGATACAGGAATATCAATGGAGTTGATGTTTAACCTCAATCAAGGCGTATATTTCCCCGAGGAACCCGCGCGCAGCCTTAAAGCTAAAGATATCTTTGACACCCTGATGGCTGCTTGGGAACAGGGGTGCAAAGCCATCTATTATGTGAGGACAGTTCAGCGGGACAGCTTTCAAGAATCCGACGATGCCTGCACAGCTTGTGCAAATTAG